aaattatgaagcATATTAGTATAGAAGCATATCCGACttattattttcctatttttaattacctaatatttttttatcaatattatttatttatttatttatttattattatttcttctttcgtcTTAAGTTTGGCTCACCaatttttatacttattttCATTCGGCCCAAACTTTTAAAGCTACTCCGGCCCAAGCGANTAGCAATTAAGTGGCTCACCaatttttatacttattttCATTCGGCCCAAACTTTTAAAGCTACTCCGGCCCAAGCGACCAAACTTTTAAAGCTACTCCGGCCCAAGCCTGTTTTTTAGCCCAAGAAAACCTACTCCGGCCCAAGCCTGTTTATTAGCCCAAGAAAACCGGCCCATTTTTAGGGCTTCAAAACTCATCATTTTTCTGCCTTACGGCTTCAAAActatcatctcctttcttctctccagCCTCTTTTCTGCGTTCGCTCTCTCCGCCCATTTgtaacttctctttctctatttataGGTCTTCAAAACTCACCATCTTCCTTCTCCATTATCTTCCCCTCTTCTCTGCGTTTGCTCTCAGTCAATTTCGTAAGTCTCTTACTCTATTTTTGTAAGTCtcttactctatttttttttctttacttttatttttatcatgtTTGCTGTGCGAGTTGTATCGAGTTGGATGCCCCTCTCCTGTTTCtgctaatttttgtaattgttgtgttattttatttctgcTAATTTTGTTGGATCGAGTTGGATGCCCCTCTCCTGTTTCtgctaatttttgtaattgttgtgttattttatttctgctaatttttgtaattgttgTGTTATTTTATCTCAGGCCATTTCtggtaatttttgttattgcTGTATTTTTCTCTTGGATGTGTGATGATTCTCCCccgtatatatatttttaacccTATAAACTTAATCACTTTATGTCCAATCTCTATATCTGTTGTTGTTACTCATGGGTTTTGgatccattcaaattttattaacaaactaaattaaaaaaattgatttggatATATTAGATAAAGGTACTTCGAGCACTGGATCTGATGGCTTCTTCAAACCACCTCtcggaggaagaggaggaagagataGATTCGGAGGATGAATTTTATCAAGACGGTTACCATATTATCActaagaaagaagagagggagTATTTTCGTGCAGTTGAAGCATCGGaggtttattttcttttaatttttcactgGTCAaactcaatatttttttctttttttaattgaaggatgtatgttttttttttctttttttaattggagGATGTATGCAGGGTTTTGATGTACCAGATTTTGATAAAGTCTTTTCATATAGTCTCATCGCTCCAATAGATATGCATGAGAACTCGTGGATGCTCGAAGAGGCTCGAATATCAGCAGATAAAGCTATCAAACAttacaacaaagaaaatgtaatGTTCTAACTTGCTAGCCACTCATCTGTTTCTTTTATCTTCCTATAGATAGGGAACTAATTTAATggttcttttatgttttttttatctatagGGATCTGTTTCTTTTATCTTCCTATAGATAGGGAACTAATTTAATggttcttttatgttttttttatctatagGGAACTAATTTTGAAGTTGTAGAGATTGTGAAGGCGAATCATTCTGGATGTTGTGGCTCGATGTATTACATCACAATGTGAAGCCGATTGGAACCTCGGCAGAATTTCCCCCAATAACCTTCCAAGCTAAAGTTTATTATGCTATTCctataaaagatattatagACGTCGAACTTTGCAGGCCAAAGTTCTTTAATTAGCGACCGATAAACTACTTATTACtttttatcatatcattttggtTGGCTACTTGTTactttttattactttttatcgtatcattttgtttgtttgtgaggtctgacaatattatataattaaatatattggtgttatgtttgaattttgtattgtttCTTAGCACAAGCATGTGCAACATATCTCTTAGAAGGGCAGTGTACATTCCTAGgcataacaaaattattaagttCATAAACTTAGCCATTAACGAGAGGAGGGAGGGAATTAAAAGTATAGATATAATAGAACCAAACACTCCATATTTGTTACTATTTCTCCCGGTTGTAAAGAACTTGCAAGCGAGAGAGTTACTACACAATCTTCAATTActatttgtatttatattgATATTCTATGTCTTGCATTTTAATTGGAATTTAGGTNaaaaaaaaaaaaaaaaaaaaaaaaaaaaaaaaaaaaaaaaatgcaactcataatgatattaaacaaaattaaacttcCATATTCTCATGGTGaacaacaacattttttttttctcgattttttctctaaattaacccaaaacataacctttttttataatctatCTAACAAATACATAGGACCTACACTAGTATTAACAAAATCTTGACTTACCTCCCCATAACCTCTAACCTCCCTCCTCCATTCTTCTCCCCACCAATTCTTGATGATCCAATATTTTTTACCATTATCATCTTTTCCATAACCCACCATCAAAACAGCATGCCAATTAAAAACCTTTATGTCTTCCCCTTTTGTCAATTCTATACCATGATATATTTcctataaaaacaaaaatatgttaCTCCTtaaatcaactaaaataataatatttaactataatattttatttattaaaataaattttctttacttaCACTGGTGAGACATCGTAGCTCTTTAGTAATTCTTATACCACCAGCTATCGGGTGTTTCTTGATTATTGAGTTTAGATTGAATGTAGCTCTTTAGTAATTCTTATACCACCAGCTATCGGGTGTTTCTTGATTATTGAGTTTAGATTTTCAATAGCTAGTTTTTTGTAAGTTTTAATCTGGATTGAAATCtaccattaattaaaaaaaaaagttatattacaaaaaaaaaattatacgtatgaaaaattattaaattaatgaattctGAAAAGAAATCTTACCgtgatttcttttcaatttcctCTTTTGGCATTAAACTTATAATCCTTCTCCCTAGCAATTCCTTGGTTCGATAAGATCCAATCAAACGCTTTATTTACTGATAAGGAATAACATTCTTCTGGAGCTATATTTCTTGGATTAGGAATAACGCAATCTACAAGATGTTGAGGTGCAGCTTGaagtatatttttgtatttaccCTTATAAACGAGGTTATATATTGATTCAATAGCTCCAGCGGCAGCTGTGGCCCAACAACAtctaattcaaacataatttcactttttaaaaggtaaaataaatcttaatatataaatatgaaaagacatgtataataaaagaataagtaGTACACACTACATACTACATCTCTTTTGATTTCGAATCGAGGTAAGAATGTTATGTTGACGCCAATCAAAATATTCATCCTgcaattttaaagaaaaattaaaattagtcaataattctaaaattatatttacataataTCTCATTAANGGCTCAGTTGATGGCCGATCGAGTCTTATCAGCCCACCTCAGAGATTACCAAATGTATACGAGCAAATGCAAGGAAGAGAGAGACAGAAAATTCGAAGATCTCTGATCATCTTCTTATTTGTGACGATTGCCAAAAATCGAAATGGCCAGGGGAGCAATTTCCAAACAC
This genomic window from Cucurbita pepo subsp. pepo cultivar mu-cu-16 chromosome LG01, ASM280686v2, whole genome shotgun sequence contains:
- the LOC111807037 gene encoding uncharacterized protein LOC111807037, whose product is MASSNHLSEEEEEEIDSEDEFYQDGYHIITKKEEREYFRAVEASEGFDVPDFDKVFSYSLIAPIDMHENSWMLEEARISADKAIKHYNKENGTNFEVVEIVKANHSGCCGSMYYITM